The Penaeus chinensis breed Huanghai No. 1 chromosome 16, ASM1920278v2, whole genome shotgun sequence sequence tctgcttgtactactactgcctctgcttccgctacgatttcgactactgttcttatctccttgcttaccactattttttatttgattttattgcgAAAGGAATCTAATTGTTATAAAGCACTGCTCTATCAATAGTATTTGTGGAAGCAATAGTTAGTCTATTTTCACAGAACCTGGAAGTTTGGTCGCTACTTTTTTTGGCttccagtatgtgtgtgtgtataaaaatatatatatatatataaaaacaaatatatatgtatataaatgtatatatctatatatataactatatatatatataactatatatatatatatatatatatatatatatatatatatatatatttatatgtatatatatgtgtatatagatagatatatatatatgtatatataaatatatatatatgtgtatatatataaatatatatatatagagtatatatatagatatatataaaggtataaatataaatatatatgtatgtatatatataaatatatatatgtatatataaatatatataaatatgtatgtatatgaatatatatatatatgtatattgtacatatataaatatatatatgtgtatatatatgtatatgtatgtatgtatatatatatattttttaatttgtttaatacatatatgtatgtatataagtatatatatatatatatatatatatatatatatatacatatgtatatatatataaatatatatatatgaatatatataaatatatatgtgtatatgtgtatatatagatatatatgtatatatgtttatatataaatatatatgtatatatgtatataaaaaaaaaaaatatatatatatatatatatatatgtatatatgtatataaaaaaacaaaaatatatatatgcatatatatttttttgtatatatatataaatgcatatagatttttttttatacattgagAGACTATTACGGTTATTTGAGGTTTTCCCACTCTTGTTCGGATATTAAGGAAAGATCGAAACCTTGTATATctgcgagaaagagaagaaaataggaaattaaTATTATATGCCTTTCTATTTGCTTCAACTTGAATATATTTAATGCATTTCACACTAATCAATTGTCTGCATTCCACTCCACCAAAAacatatgtatgaaaaatatGGGATAGAAtcagaagtagaggaagagagagggaattgaaGAGACGAACATGATAGCaatgaaggataaaaagagaTCTTATAAGAagaagggcagaggaagaggaaagaagcagaaaaacaaGATGCAAACAAATAATGAAGGAGAAGAGCttataaaagataaagaaggataaGCAGTTGACAAAATTAAGGCAGGTatggatataacacacacacacacacacacacacacacacacacacacacacacacacacacacacacgtatgcatgatcGGATTAGCTTGTGTTTTTTACCCatcgaatcctttttttttttttttttttttttttttttcctttttttttgcgtttttgtaGTTTCCCCCCTACTGCGAGAATAAACAATACAATTTTCGTGAATTCACCTTGTGGAAAACTTATCCTTTCATATCATTCAGAGAAATTTGTGGAAACAAGCGATTTATATGCCATCTGTATACTTTCATGATATTGTTTAATCGAATGAACAGGGGAAGGATTAAGAGATGTGACAAATTATCCGACTCGCAGACTCGCAGACGATTGAAAGAAATCCActgacacgtacgtacacacacaataaaataagagagagagagagagagagagagagagagagagagagagagagagagagagagagagagagagagagagagagggagagagagagagagtgcaaccCCACATCACCACATTCCCAATAATCAAGACAGGTGACCCACTTCAGGCACGCTTCCGTCCTCATTTGGGCGCAAGGGAGGCTTTCGGAACTAAAGCGGCAGAAGCAGGAGGAGCATCATCTGCGGAATCCCCCGTGCCTCCAGACAGGGGGGCTTCGGCTCCTAAATTAGCAACAGGGGCATTTTCACGAGCAGGAATTCGCTGTAGGATGAAGACCTCTCGAATGACTGTCTCTCGATGAGAAGAAAGGCATTCGCAAAGCCGGTGAACAGACGCCGAGGCGTACGGGTAGTAGAACCAGCAGGAAAATTGCCATCAGTCGAGCGAAATTGCCGTTATCTGTGTATGCTTCGGGTGCAGGTACGATGTTATCTAGGCTTGCGTTATCATGCTGGTGCATGTCGCCATAATCGTATTTGTCTGTGTAGTGGTGTTTTTCCTCGTCGCCGTTGAGGCTATGGCCGTACCTGCCCTCCTGTGTGTCGGTGTCGTTGGTCCTCTCCCTGCCGACGACGCCAGCGGAGGTGCTGTgggcgaggacgaggagcagCAGCGTCAGGAAGCCCAAGAACCTCGGCCGGAAGCACCACTGAGGAGCTTCCTTACTCCCACTCTTCAAAACGAAGGCGGCCATCGCTCAACGCTTGCTCCGTGCACTCTCCTCCTCTGTCGTTCCTTCGGCTGACACTCTAAAGAGGAAGATTTCTCCCGGCTTTTCTCCGAGACCCGCCTTCGCTAAACAGAGCCTCTGTCCAACtgcagtttattttttttcccttcaccgTCGCCGAGGAAATGAAGCTGGACCTCTTAGCctgttttttcctcccccttcgctGCGTCTGCGATGAGGGTCTGCATGCACAAGGCCTTCCATGAGTGGAGGAATGCATTTGGTTTTAATTAGAATCATTAATGAGGGAtgcgaggggaatggaggagggaatgaTGGGTCCATTTAATCCTCCTGCGTAAATATCTGTTTCGTAGTTTGAAAACCAATGTGGCAtctgtaaaaatagaaataatctcTAGAACTGGGATGTATATTTCTtgtggagattttaatgccaatgTTAAAAGTggcaaaatattaataagaacaatgcCAGCCAtaataagaagggaaaggaaaataagaatttaAATGATTCAAAAGCATATAGTATTGATAGAGAGAACAAAAGCGAATTTAATGAAAGTGGCGAAGGTAGGTCTGACGTCCATATTATgaaattaagataacaataacaataaaaagttatACAAATAGAAATAACTGAAAGTATCAAAAATATAGTTGAGAGAAGTAGTGCTTAAAATAATGCTTTCATTATACATTctaaaaaggaaaacatccagtATTGCATCTCTACCAGTACTTGACTAAAGACCCTGTCTCAAAATACACGTCTACCACATTTtcttaaagaagaaaagagaggataacGCAACAGCCTGGGATTAATTGGTGGGAGGGATATGCTTAATGCTGCCAAAGAACGCGTATCGtgtaatttaaaaaaagaaaagaaaaaaaaagaaattggcaACTCAACCCAGACTCTAGGCTACTCCGATCAGCcaacttttttttccatctaatCAGCTGATATTTAGGACTTGTTTATACGTTTGGTCCATTTTTAAATCTTAACatacattattatcaatgtttaataccatttatattacatacttttttttttcttcttttttttaagatactTGGCGAATCAGAGTGTACCAGATTATCCGCTGAGTTGCCAATTTTTCCTCTCATGAGATTGCTCATTGTTATTTCCATATGGTTGGGGAAAAAATCGATTTTGAAAGATAGAGAACCCGTAATTCCTTCATAAGAGATCGTAACACCATGATACTTTATCTTAAGGTGTTCCCATTTGCAACGTGAGGATGCGTACTTACTCTCACATTTACTGGACGTTATAATCTCTTGATAAACCCTATTCTGAATAAATGATCTTCGGACATAGGCAACCAAGACATAAATttcagggaaagaaagaaagagaggtatggggtgagggagagagggggggagtgaggagtgagggaagggggtgaggatgagagagggagggaggagaggaaaagagatgggggtgaaggagacaaagagagggaggagtgagagatgggggttgaagagagagggaagagatagagagaaagagaagaggggaatatattaagaatgaaggaggagagataacAGGTTACTACGACAAATGACTTTCAAACCAATGACCTTAACCACGACAACTTTGCATTACCTTGACGCCCCTTTCGTAGTTGAAGAAAAGCCAATTGTCCAGTTCCTACCGACGTCGTCCGTCCTTCTCCCCGGCTCTCTTAAGACAGGGTGTGAGCAGAGAGGCAGAGCCCACCATCCGAGACTTCGTGTGAATTGATAACTTCAATTGATACTTGGAAAAGGGCAATGGGTAACGATAATGGGCTTCTTGGAAAAACTTTTAGCTGGACATGTACCCCTAGCAACACAAATATGGATAGTTACATGTGTCTATGCAgtctataagttttttttttttttttttttttatgttatcttatttattgtttacgcAAGTAAGCTATATTCCGTGTTACCGACACGTTGTGACTGTGGCGTCTTCGAACATCAGCCTTTATGTGGTTGCATTATCATCGGCTGATATTGCTACGTCAAGGGCCCTCAACTATCGCTTCTACTATGATAAGAACTTGCGATATTTTTTGTGCTTGTATTCTGAAACAGTATTAGCATATTATGTGTACGTATACTcccacatgcatacaaacaaatacgcatacagacgcgaaaacacacacgcaaacacacacctacagacgcacatacactcacacacacatacacagaaattctTTTCtctggagttatatatatatatatatatatatatatatatatattggtattggAAGATCAAAGCCTCTTTTATCCTCAGAAGAAAACagatgaaataaaacaagaattttttttaactcttatatattttttaagatatatgtataactttCTATTCCTTTTGACCTTTGTTCCATTGGTAAATCACTGGAAGATGAATAAGTAGTAAAACggataaaaagaaatacaacaaagaaaacgCTAATAACGATCGTAATTAAAGTAGCATATAGTGGTAAACGTACAGGtactaataatggtagtattagtaatcaggataacaatagtaatcataatgacagtgataataaagggaataataatgataataacagcaacactgaaaatgttcattatttttatgataacaatagtaaagccaatagcaatattgataattattattatctttactactgtttttatcataattacgataatgataacaaagaaaaatgttTGCGCCCGTACAAATGCACCtaaatcatatatttaaaaacagaccaaaaaatagtgaaagaaaaatgcacttgcactgatagagagagaaaagagaagagagagagcggagagaagagagagaaaggagggaagagagagagaggagagtagaaagagatagaagagtagagagagaggaaagaccgtCAATCAGATTGACAAACTTGAATCATTTCCTATCCAATCATTAAacattgttttcattcttattttacaGAAACTCCACaattaagataatcataatgcttGGACGAGGCTTTTTTCCAATTTCAtatcttgtgtgtatgtttttttttttttctttttctttgttgttatttaacAGATCTGAAGTTTCTTGGACACTAGCCCTCGTTGACAAGTCAGAAATTGATTGGGAACTTGATAACTTCAAAGGTTCAGCAAGTCTTTGATCATCCCAGGCTTCCAATCTTATATCTTGTGTTTATGGCTTAATGtcctgtgttttttcttctttttctttgttgttatttgacAGATCTGAAGTTTCTTAGACACCAGCGCTCGTTGACAAGTCAGAAATTGATTGGGAACTTGATAACTTCAAAGGTTCAGCAAGTCTTTGATCATCCCAGGCTTCCAGGACGTACTTGATTCATTCCTGATTGGCTTTCGTGCTCACTGAGGCGTCCGAGAGGCTTCCGGGCATATATCGGAATAAGCAGGAGGAGCATCATCTGCGGGATGCTCTGTGCCTGCAGACGG is a genomic window containing:
- the LOC125033612 gene encoding uncharacterized protein LOC125033612, producing the protein MAAFVLKSGSKEAPQWCFRPRFLGFLTLLLLVLAHSTSAGVVGRERTNDTDTQEGRYGHSLNGDEEKHHYTDKYDYGDMHQHDNASLDNIVPAPEAYTDNGNFARLMAIFLLVLLPVRLGVCSPALRMPFFSSRDSHSRGLHPTANSCS